From Microbacterium croceum, a single genomic window includes:
- a CDS encoding general stress protein translates to MSMLNRPANSADSGEIVASMRDYESAQKTVSKLIAAEVPARDIAIVGQSVRTVERVTGKLGYAAAARSGAVNGVLIGLFLSAILVLGNPEVPIQLFVGFVFIGVAVGMLLSLITYAIVRRRRDFASITQFAADHYEVTVMPASLAKARQAIGAARPEPTRPPVNLDEPPRYGERIVPVGAAPAQPVSATAGEPVIPPRPADPVDAPAEPSAQSSDDAPSADPDAASSETR, encoded by the coding sequence ATGAGTATGTTGAACCGACCAGCGAACAGCGCCGACAGCGGCGAGATCGTCGCGTCGATGCGCGACTACGAGAGCGCACAGAAGACGGTGTCGAAGCTGATCGCCGCGGAGGTTCCTGCCAGGGACATCGCGATCGTCGGGCAGAGCGTGCGCACCGTGGAGCGCGTCACCGGAAAGCTCGGCTACGCCGCCGCTGCACGCTCGGGCGCCGTCAACGGCGTGCTGATCGGACTCTTCCTCTCCGCCATCCTGGTGCTCGGCAACCCTGAGGTGCCGATCCAGCTCTTCGTGGGCTTCGTCTTCATCGGTGTCGCCGTCGGCATGCTGTTGAGCCTGATCACCTACGCGATCGTGCGTCGACGTCGCGACTTCGCGAGCATCACGCAGTTCGCCGCCGACCACTACGAGGTCACCGTGATGCCCGCGTCGCTGGCCAAGGCGCGGCAGGCGATCGGTGCGGCACGGCCGGAACCGACGCGCCCTCCGGTCAACCTCGACGAGCCGCCGCGGTACGGCGAGCGGATCGTGCCCGTCGGTGCCGCTCCGGCCCAGCCCGTTTCCGCGACCGCAGGCGAGCCGGTCATCCCGCCCCGCCCGGCGGATCCGGTCGATGCACCCGCCGAGCCCTCCGCGCAGTCGTCGGACGACGCGCCGTCGGCCGATCCGGACGCGGCATCGAGCGAAACACGATGA
- the dapE gene encoding succinyl-diaminopimelate desuccinylase — MVLDLTASSLDLTRVICDIPSVSGEEQTLADAIEAAITPLAHLEVIRHGNTIVARTALGRSQRVAIAGHIDTVPINDNLPTRDVEIDGEAYLWGRGTVDMKAGTAVQLKLAAEITDPSVDITWMWYDNEEVEASKNGLGLLAAVRPDLFEADFAILGEPSNGEVEGGCNGTLRAIVRTAGVRAHAARAWIGENAIHRAAPILTRLSEYRAREVLVEGLLYRESLSAVRITGGVAGNVIPDACEVEINYRFAPSKTAADAEAHLRGVLAGFDLEVTDAAEGARPGLDAPIAQQFVEAVGAQARPKYGWTDVARFSALGIPAVNYGPGDPHLAHHDEERVPVAQIDAVERGLRAWLTSR, encoded by the coding sequence ATGGTGCTCGATCTGACTGCGTCCTCCCTCGACCTCACGCGTGTGATCTGCGACATCCCGAGTGTCTCGGGCGAGGAGCAGACGCTCGCCGACGCGATCGAGGCGGCCATCACCCCGCTGGCGCACCTCGAGGTGATCCGCCACGGCAACACGATCGTCGCGCGCACTGCTCTCGGCCGCAGCCAGCGCGTGGCGATCGCGGGGCACATCGACACCGTGCCGATCAACGACAACCTCCCCACCCGCGATGTCGAGATCGATGGCGAGGCCTATCTGTGGGGGCGCGGCACCGTCGACATGAAAGCCGGCACGGCGGTTCAGCTGAAGCTCGCAGCCGAGATCACCGATCCTTCCGTCGACATCACCTGGATGTGGTACGACAACGAGGAAGTCGAGGCGTCCAAGAACGGCCTCGGACTGCTCGCCGCCGTGCGCCCCGATCTCTTCGAAGCCGATTTCGCGATCCTGGGCGAACCTTCCAACGGCGAGGTCGAGGGCGGATGCAACGGCACGCTGCGCGCGATCGTGCGCACCGCAGGCGTGCGTGCCCATGCCGCACGGGCCTGGATCGGGGAGAACGCGATCCATCGGGCTGCTCCGATCCTCACCCGGCTCTCCGAGTACCGTGCACGCGAGGTACTCGTCGAGGGGCTGCTGTACCGCGAGAGCCTGAGCGCCGTGCGCATCACGGGCGGTGTCGCGGGAAACGTCATCCCCGATGCCTGCGAGGTCGAGATCAACTACCGGTTCGCTCCGAGCAAGACTGCGGCCGATGCCGAGGCTCATCTACGCGGCGTGCTCGCCGGCTTCGACCTCGAGGTCACCGACGCCGCAGAGGGCGCGCGCCCCGGTCTGGATGCGCCGATCGCACAGCAGTTCGTCGAGGCGGTCGGTGCGCAGGCGCGGCCCAAGTACGGGTGGACCGATGTGGCGCGCTTCTCGGCGCTCGGCATCCCCGCTGTCAACTACGGCCCCGGTGACCCGCACCTCGCCCACCATGACGAGGAGCGAGTGCCGGTCGCGCAGATCGACGCGGTGGAGCGGGGCCTTCGCGCATGGCTCACGTCGCGCTGA
- the dapD gene encoding 2,3,4,5-tetrahydropyridine-2,6-dicarboxylate N-succinyltransferase, with the protein MTETRSVWGVGLTTIAGDGTVLDAWYSALGMGGAAPAEESAAAVAALNDSARPDERRNVTVEVVQLEIDLDAAPASTADAYLRLHALSHLLVRPNELNLDGIFGHLPNVAWTNAGPVHPADAARLRPTLQRAGIQVQGLDKFPRLTDYLQPAGVRIADASRVRLGAYLSPGTTVMHEGFVNFNAGTLGASMVEGRISQGVVVGDGSDIGGGSSIMGTLSGGGTHRVSIGARTLLGANAGIGISLGDDCVVEAGLYVTAGTKIVLADGPTTADGGRKTVKGAELSGQDGLLFRRNSLSGAVEAVRRAGVGVTLNEALHA; encoded by the coding sequence ATGACTGAAACGCGCAGCGTCTGGGGTGTCGGACTCACCACGATCGCCGGTGACGGCACCGTGCTCGACGCGTGGTACTCCGCACTCGGCATGGGGGGCGCCGCTCCCGCCGAGGAGTCCGCAGCGGCCGTCGCCGCGCTGAACGACAGCGCACGCCCCGACGAGCGCCGCAACGTCACCGTCGAGGTCGTCCAGCTCGAGATCGACCTCGATGCTGCTCCGGCCTCCACCGCGGATGCGTATCTGCGGCTGCACGCGCTCTCCCACCTCCTGGTACGCCCGAACGAGCTGAACCTCGACGGCATCTTCGGTCACCTCCCGAACGTCGCCTGGACCAACGCCGGGCCGGTCCACCCTGCTGATGCCGCCCGCCTGCGTCCGACGCTCCAGCGCGCCGGCATCCAGGTGCAGGGGCTCGACAAGTTCCCCCGCCTGACCGACTACCTGCAGCCGGCCGGCGTGCGCATCGCCGATGCCTCGCGCGTGCGCCTGGGCGCCTACCTCTCCCCCGGCACCACCGTGATGCACGAGGGGTTCGTCAACTTCAACGCCGGCACACTCGGAGCGTCGATGGTGGAGGGCCGCATCTCGCAGGGTGTCGTCGTGGGCGACGGCAGCGACATCGGCGGCGGCTCCTCGATCATGGGCACGCTCTCCGGGGGCGGCACGCACCGCGTCTCGATCGGGGCGCGCACTCTCCTGGGCGCGAACGCCGGCATCGGCATCTCTCTCGGAGACGACTGCGTCGTCGAGGCGGGGCTGTATGTCACGGCGGGCACCAAGATCGTCCTGGCGGACGGTCCGACGACCGCGGATGGCGGCAGGAAGACCGTCAAGGGCGCCGAGCTCTCCGGGCAGGACGGACTCCTGTTCCGGCGGAACTCCCTCAGCGGCGCGGTCGAGGCCGTCCGCCGCGCCGGTGTCGGCGTCACCCTGAACGAGGCGCTGCACGCCTGA
- a CDS encoding O-methyltransferase gives MSEHDANARFIRESIVEPDAIARARAHAVELGATPISAAVGSQIAVLAAATNARSIVEIGTGAGVSGLWLLRGAPQAVLTTIDNEPEHLAAARQAFSDAKVPSTKARFITGRASDVLPRMNEASYDIVLVDADPENVIAYVAHGLRLVRDGGIVLVPRVLVGGRAADPVQRDEVTSAYRSLVQETQESSAVLATVSPAAEGLLQLVNISERA, from the coding sequence ATGAGCGAGCACGACGCGAACGCACGCTTCATCCGGGAGTCCATCGTGGAACCGGATGCGATCGCCCGCGCGCGTGCCCACGCGGTGGAACTGGGCGCCACACCGATCAGCGCTGCAGTCGGCTCGCAGATCGCCGTGCTCGCAGCCGCCACCAACGCGAGGTCGATCGTCGAGATCGGCACCGGCGCCGGGGTCTCCGGACTCTGGCTGCTGCGCGGTGCCCCGCAGGCCGTGCTCACGACGATCGACAACGAGCCCGAGCACCTGGCCGCCGCACGGCAGGCGTTCTCCGACGCGAAGGTCCCCTCCACCAAGGCGCGCTTCATCACCGGCCGCGCATCCGATGTGCTTCCCCGCATGAACGAGGCGTCGTACGACATCGTGCTGGTCGATGCCGACCCCGAGAACGTCATCGCCTACGTCGCCCATGGACTGCGGCTCGTGCGCGACGGAGGCATCGTGCTGGTCCCGCGTGTGCTCGTGGGCGGGCGCGCTGCCGATCCGGTGCAGCGAGACGAGGTCACGTCGGCCTATCGCTCGCTCGTCCAGGAGACGCAGGAATCCTCGGCGGTGCTGGCCACCGTCTCCCCCGCCGCAGAGGGCCTGCTGCAGCTGGTCAACATCTCCGAGCGGGCCTGA
- a CDS encoding DUF3117 domain-containing protein — MAAMKPRTGDGPMEAVKEGRLIIVRVPLEGGGRLVVSVNDAEAKELHDVLAGVVAPA; from the coding sequence ATGGCAGCGATGAAGCCGAGGACCGGAGACGGACCCATGGAAGCCGTGAAAGAAGGGCGACTCATCATCGTGCGCGTTCCGCTCGAAGGCGGCGGCCGCCTGGTCGTCTCTGTGAACGACGCCGAAGCGAAGGAGCTTCACGACGTGCTTGCCGGCGTCGTGGCACCTGCCTGA
- a CDS encoding magnesium transporter MgtE N-terminal domain-containing protein: protein MSTQRVFAARLAGCAVFDPVGDRLGKVRDVVIVYRSTAAPRVIGLVVEIPGRRQVFLSIGRVTSIRSGQVISTGLINVRRFSPRAGEVRVLAEMLGRRMSFVDGSGTAVIEDVAIEPNRLGEWAISQLFLRRPKTSASPFAKGPTTFAAWSEVTEQHTPGESQSAEQLVASYSELHAADLANTLLDLPQQRMIEVAEELSDDRLADALEEMPEDEQVHILDRLGDERAADILDQMEPDDAADLLAQLPPGRLEQLLELMEPEEAEDVRMLLRYGPDTAGGLMTPEPIILSADATVAEALALIRRHELHPALAAAVFVTLPPFETPTGRLLGVVHFQRMLRYPPHERLGAIVDDSMEPVSVTASAAEVARMLASYDLVSLPVIDAAHRLVGAISIDDVLDYLLPDDWRSHDSDDAAEPSKGVR, encoded by the coding sequence GTGAGCACACAACGGGTTTTCGCCGCGCGCCTGGCCGGGTGCGCCGTCTTCGACCCCGTCGGCGACCGGCTCGGCAAAGTCCGTGATGTCGTCATCGTGTACCGAAGTACGGCGGCGCCGCGCGTGATCGGCCTCGTCGTCGAGATCCCCGGCCGACGCCAGGTCTTCCTCTCGATCGGTCGCGTCACCTCGATCCGTTCCGGTCAGGTCATCAGCACCGGTCTGATCAACGTCCGGCGATTCTCGCCTCGTGCCGGTGAGGTGCGCGTGCTGGCGGAGATGCTCGGACGTCGCATGAGCTTCGTGGATGGCAGCGGCACCGCCGTCATCGAAGACGTCGCCATCGAGCCGAACCGGCTGGGCGAGTGGGCGATCAGCCAGCTGTTCCTCCGGCGTCCGAAGACCAGCGCCTCGCCCTTCGCCAAGGGCCCGACGACGTTCGCCGCGTGGAGCGAGGTCACCGAGCAGCACACGCCAGGTGAGTCGCAGTCCGCGGAGCAGCTCGTCGCCTCATACTCCGAGCTGCACGCAGCCGACCTCGCGAACACCCTGCTCGACCTTCCGCAGCAGCGCATGATCGAGGTCGCGGAGGAGCTCTCGGACGACCGGCTGGCCGATGCGCTGGAGGAGATGCCCGAGGACGAGCAGGTGCACATCCTGGATCGGCTCGGCGATGAACGTGCCGCCGACATCTTGGATCAGATGGAGCCGGATGACGCCGCCGACCTCCTCGCACAGCTGCCGCCTGGCCGCCTTGAGCAGCTGCTGGAGCTCATGGAGCCCGAGGAGGCCGAGGACGTCAGGATGCTGCTGCGGTACGGTCCTGACACCGCCGGCGGCCTGATGACCCCTGAGCCGATCATCCTCTCGGCCGATGCCACGGTCGCCGAGGCCCTGGCGCTGATCCGCCGCCACGAGCTGCACCCGGCACTCGCGGCCGCGGTCTTCGTGACCCTGCCGCCGTTCGAGACCCCGACCGGGCGGCTCCTCGGCGTCGTGCACTTCCAGCGGATGCTGCGCTACCCGCCGCACGAGCGCCTCGGCGCGATCGTGGACGACAGCATGGAGCCCGTATCGGTGACGGCGTCGGCGGCCGAGGTCGCGAGGATGCTCGCCAGCTATGACCTCGTCTCGCTCCCCGTGATCGATGCCGCGCACCGGCTGGTCGGCGCGATCAGCATCGATGACGTGCTCGACTACCTGCTTCCCGACGATTGGCGCTCGCACGACAGCGACGACGCCGCCGAACCGTCGAAGGGAGTGCGCTGA
- a CDS encoding DUF1003 domain-containing protein codes for MARSARLDAPLGRGTTRTRPTSRDRFGRFTEWVARAMGTPAFLVILTLFCVLWIVWNTLMPVPLRFDDAALGFTALTLMLSLQASYAAPLILLAQNRQDDRDRVQIEQDRQRAERNLADTEYLAREIVALRMALEERNAQAVTRDVLRQELKALLAELGEHDEKPDAAGATS; via the coding sequence ATGGCCCGGTCCGCTCGCCTCGACGCACCTCTGGGAAGAGGCACCACCCGCACGCGCCCGACCTCGCGCGACCGGTTCGGTCGTTTCACGGAGTGGGTCGCCCGCGCCATGGGCACCCCGGCGTTCCTCGTCATCCTGACGCTGTTCTGCGTGCTGTGGATCGTCTGGAACACCCTCATGCCCGTCCCGCTGCGCTTCGACGACGCCGCGCTCGGCTTCACCGCCCTCACCCTGATGCTCTCGCTGCAGGCGTCCTACGCCGCTCCCCTGATCCTGCTCGCGCAGAACCGCCAGGACGACCGCGACCGCGTGCAGATCGAGCAGGATCGCCAGCGCGCTGAGCGCAATCTCGCCGACACCGAGTACCTCGCGAGAGAGATCGTGGCGCTGCGCATGGCACTCGAGGAACGCAACGCACAGGCGGTGACCCGCGACGTGCTGCGACAGGAGCTCAAGGCACTGCTCGCGGAGCTCGGCGAGCACGATGAGAAGCCGGACGCCGCCGGCGCCACGTCATGA
- a CDS encoding citrate synthase, with amino-acid sequence MSAAADQQATAKLTIGDTTAEFPLVHGTAGHDSIDFSTLTRQTGYTGLDYGFVNTASTKSEITFIDGDKGILRYRGYPIEQLAGSTSYLEVAWLLIYGELPSASELAEFDEKIRRHTLLHEDLKRFFSALPHTAHPMSVLSSAVAALSTYYEGQTDPHNPEHVELNMIRMLAKLPVIAAYAHKKSVGQAFLYPDNSLSFVDNFLKLNFGVHSEPYEVNPVMSKALELLLILHEDHEQNASTSTVRLVGSTGANQFASVSAGIQALSGPLHGGANEAVLTMLGQIRDSGQSVARFVERVKNKEEGVKLMGFGHRVYKNYDPRAKLVKDAADEVLASLGVTDPLLDLAKELEELALADDYFRERRLYPNVDFYTGVIYKAMGFPTRMFTVLFAIGRLPGWLAQWRELQNDPQTKIGRPQQLYVGSPERAFPTSR; translated from the coding sequence GTGAGCGCAGCGGCAGACCAGCAGGCGACAGCGAAGCTGACCATCGGTGACACCACCGCAGAATTCCCCCTCGTGCATGGCACGGCCGGGCACGACAGCATCGACTTCTCCACCCTGACTCGCCAGACCGGCTACACAGGACTCGACTACGGGTTCGTGAACACGGCGTCGACGAAGTCGGAGATCACCTTCATCGACGGCGACAAGGGCATCCTGCGCTACCGCGGATACCCGATCGAGCAGCTCGCCGGCAGCACCAGCTACCTCGAGGTGGCATGGCTGCTCATCTACGGCGAGCTCCCCTCGGCGTCGGAGCTGGCTGAGTTCGACGAGAAGATCCGCCGGCACACCCTGCTGCACGAAGACCTCAAGCGGTTCTTCTCGGCGCTGCCGCACACCGCGCACCCGATGTCGGTGCTCTCCTCGGCCGTGGCCGCGCTGTCGACCTACTACGAAGGTCAGACCGACCCGCACAACCCCGAGCACGTCGAGCTCAACATGATCCGCATGCTGGCCAAGCTGCCGGTCATCGCCGCCTACGCGCACAAGAAGAGCGTCGGCCAGGCCTTCCTGTACCCCGACAACTCGCTCAGCTTCGTCGACAACTTCCTCAAGCTGAACTTCGGCGTGCACAGCGAACCGTACGAGGTCAACCCCGTCATGTCGAAGGCGCTCGAGCTCCTGCTCATCCTGCACGAGGACCACGAGCAGAACGCCTCCACATCGACCGTGCGTCTGGTCGGCTCCACGGGCGCGAACCAGTTCGCCTCGGTGTCCGCCGGCATCCAGGCCCTCTCCGGCCCGCTGCACGGTGGCGCGAACGAGGCCGTTCTCACCATGCTCGGCCAGATCCGTGACTCGGGTCAGAGCGTCGCGCGCTTCGTGGAGCGGGTGAAGAACAAGGAAGAGGGCGTGAAGCTCATGGGCTTCGGGCACCGCGTGTACAAGAACTACGACCCCCGCGCCAAGCTCGTCAAGGACGCCGCAGACGAGGTGCTGGCCTCGCTCGGCGTGACCGACCCGCTCCTTGACCTCGCCAAGGAGCTCGAGGAACTCGCCCTCGCTGACGACTACTTCCGCGAGCGGCGCCTGTACCCGAATGTGGACTTCTACACCGGCGTCATCTACAAGGCCATGGGCTTCCCGACGCGGATGTTCACCGTGCTCTTCGCGATCGGCCGCCTGCCGGGATGGCTCGCGCAGTGGCGCGAGCTGCAGAACGACCCGCAGACGAAGATCGGTCGCCCGCAGCAGTTGTATGTCGGCTCGCCGGAGCGCGCGTTCCCGACCTCGCGCTGA
- a CDS encoding Mrp/NBP35 family ATP-binding protein → MTAAENVRSAVAAVTDPELRRPIGDLDMVREVTVDGDSAHVGIVLTIVGCPAAARIESDVRAAAASVAGISHVDVEVGVMTPAERKALTEKLRDGRPARQMPFGPDSLTRVILVSSGKGGVGKSTVTANLAVALAEQGLAVGLVDADVHGFSIPGLLGIPAGTQPTRIDDLMLPPVAHGVKTISIGMFLRDGEAVVAWRGPMLHRTVSQFLTDVFFGDLDVLLIDMPPGTGDIAISIGQLLPHAEVLVVTTPQTAASEVAIRSGLVARQTGQRVIGVVENMGAFSLPDGTVVDLFGNGGGTAVAEALSEAGDPVSLLAAIPLSPSLRAGGDAGHPVVLSEPEDPAARAIHDLAASLVRQGRGLSGRPLPMSLR, encoded by the coding sequence ATGACCGCGGCCGAGAACGTCAGATCGGCGGTCGCGGCGGTCACCGACCCGGAGCTGCGCCGCCCCATCGGCGACCTCGACATGGTCCGCGAGGTGACGGTCGATGGCGACAGCGCGCATGTCGGCATCGTCCTCACGATCGTCGGCTGCCCTGCCGCAGCGCGCATCGAGTCCGATGTGCGCGCCGCTGCCGCCTCCGTCGCCGGGATCTCTCACGTCGATGTCGAGGTCGGAGTGATGACCCCGGCCGAGCGCAAGGCGCTCACCGAGAAGCTCCGTGATGGCAGGCCTGCCAGGCAGATGCCGTTCGGACCCGACTCCCTCACGCGCGTCATCCTGGTCTCCAGCGGCAAGGGCGGAGTGGGCAAGTCCACGGTCACCGCGAACCTCGCCGTCGCTCTCGCCGAGCAGGGGCTCGCTGTCGGACTCGTGGATGCCGACGTGCACGGATTCTCCATCCCCGGTCTGCTCGGGATCCCCGCAGGCACCCAGCCGACCCGTATCGACGACCTGATGCTGCCGCCGGTGGCTCACGGGGTGAAGACCATCTCGATCGGCATGTTCCTGCGTGACGGCGAGGCCGTGGTCGCCTGGCGTGGACCGATGCTGCATCGCACCGTCTCGCAATTCCTGACCGACGTCTTCTTCGGAGACCTCGACGTGCTCCTGATCGACATGCCACCAGGCACGGGTGACATCGCGATCTCGATCGGACAGCTCCTTCCGCACGCGGAGGTGCTCGTCGTCACGACACCGCAGACCGCCGCCTCGGAGGTGGCCATCCGCAGCGGCCTCGTCGCCCGGCAGACCGGACAGCGCGTGATCGGCGTCGTCGAGAACATGGGTGCCTTCTCGTTGCCGGACGGCACCGTGGTGGATCTGTTCGGCAACGGAGGCGGGACAGCGGTCGCCGAGGCGCTCTCGGAGGCGGGAGACCCGGTGTCGCTGCTCGCCGCGATCCCGTTGAGCCCGAGCCTCCGGGCAGGGGGAGACGCCGGACATCCCGTCGTGCTGAGCGAACCCGAGGACCCGGCGGCACGGGCGATCCACGACCTCGCGGCGAGCCTCGTGCGCCAGGGCAGAGGCCTCTCCGGACGTCCTCTGCCGATGTCCTTGCGCTGA
- a CDS encoding twin-arginine translocase TatA/TatE family subunit: MEFGLTFEKLLLIGLIVVLIVGPDRLPAVAEGFAKWVRKAGEYVRDTKSRMRDEMGPELDDVDWRKLDPRQYDPRRIIREALLEDSAPAAAAAATKTVIAEPAAPRVPHEFSATNKPPFDAEAT, translated from the coding sequence ATGGAATTCGGGCTCACCTTCGAGAAGCTGCTGCTGATCGGTCTCATCGTGGTGCTCATCGTGGGCCCCGACCGGCTTCCTGCCGTGGCCGAGGGCTTCGCGAAGTGGGTTCGCAAAGCGGGCGAGTACGTGCGCGACACCAAGTCCAGGATGCGCGACGAGATGGGTCCGGAGCTCGATGACGTCGACTGGCGCAAGCTCGACCCTCGTCAGTACGACCCGCGTCGCATCATCCGCGAAGCTCTTCTGGAAGACTCTGCACCGGCCGCTGCTGCCGCCGCGACCAAGACGGTCATCGCAGAGCCCGCAGCGCCGCGCGTCCCGCACGAGTTCAGCGCCACGAACAAGCCGCCGTTCGACGCCGAAGCCACGTGA
- a CDS encoding DUF4870 domain-containing protein has translation MTSPSEPQQPGAIPPAPPAHPPLPQAPAAAAPPYPPAVHPAPPYPTPGYQAAPPAAGFPVPGPGYPAVAPAAPPRGLLPWVLGFLIVMPFPFVGGIASGIAMAVSGGASRRAGGVARENARAALNWGLTYLLISTSLIVLHFVILFALTADSPATGFYPIGIPLTIYAAISLLHLVLVIVGTIRSSSGTVMRVPFAIPFVRA, from the coding sequence ATGACGTCGCCTTCCGAGCCGCAGCAGCCCGGAGCCATCCCGCCCGCTCCGCCCGCGCACCCGCCTCTTCCGCAGGCGCCCGCCGCAGCAGCCCCTCCGTACCCGCCGGCGGTGCATCCGGCACCCCCGTACCCGACGCCCGGGTACCAGGCGGCGCCTCCGGCTGCCGGCTTCCCGGTTCCCGGCCCCGGCTATCCGGCCGTCGCGCCCGCCGCGCCGCCGCGCGGTCTGCTGCCGTGGGTCCTCGGATTCCTGATCGTCATGCCGTTCCCGTTCGTGGGTGGGATCGCCTCGGGCATCGCGATGGCCGTCAGCGGCGGAGCGTCTCGCCGCGCCGGCGGCGTCGCTCGCGAGAACGCCCGCGCGGCGCTCAACTGGGGGCTCACGTACCTGTTGATCTCCACGTCGCTCATCGTGCTGCACTTCGTCATCCTGTTCGCCCTCACCGCCGACAGCCCCGCCACCGGGTTCTACCCGATCGGCATCCCGTTGACGATCTATGCCGCGATCTCGCTCCTTCACCTGGTCCTCGTCATCGTCGGCACGATCCGGTCCTCGTCGGGCACGGTCATGCGCGTGCCGTTCGCGATCCCGTTCGTTCGCGCGTGA
- a CDS encoding DEAD/DEAH box helicase, whose product MTSFLDLGVPADLAAVLAQDGKTEAFAIQRDTLPDSLAGRDLLGRGRTGSGKTIAFALPLVSRIAASTRKSRAGHPRGLVLAPTRELATQIAATIAPLAEAKGLRVTTVFGGVSQRPQEQAMRSGVDIVVACPGRLEDLMKQKIVQLDAVEVTVLDEADHMADLGFLPGVTRILTATPAGGQRLLFSATLDRGIDTLARRFLSNAVSHEVDEESVPVGEMTHRVLVVESTDDKTTLVRDLASGTGRRILFTRTKHQAKKLAKQLTAAGIPAVDLHGNLSQNARERNLNAFSSDPTDGGVRVLVATDVAARGVHVDNVDLVVHVDPPMEHKAYLHRSGRTARAGAAGTVVTVVLPEQRRDVKDLLRKAAITAPLESATAAAVTGLVPERAPHVRPAPVQPQQPQRQAKQRPAGGERAGASTPPARRRRPRSGGQGGGQGQAGFSARQGGQRQGGRSTQGR is encoded by the coding sequence ATGACTTCCTTCCTCGATCTCGGCGTGCCCGCCGATCTCGCCGCCGTCCTCGCACAGGACGGCAAGACCGAGGCGTTCGCGATTCAGCGCGACACGCTTCCCGACTCGCTCGCAGGTCGCGACCTCCTCGGTCGCGGTCGCACCGGCAGCGGAAAGACGATCGCCTTCGCGCTTCCCCTCGTCTCGCGCATCGCCGCGTCGACGCGCAAGAGCCGCGCCGGCCACCCCCGCGGTCTCGTGCTCGCTCCGACCCGCGAGCTCGCCACCCAGATCGCCGCGACCATCGCCCCGCTCGCCGAGGCCAAGGGCCTGCGCGTCACCACCGTGTTCGGCGGCGTCAGCCAGCGCCCCCAGGAGCAGGCCATGCGCAGCGGCGTCGACATCGTCGTCGCGTGCCCCGGTCGCCTCGAAGACCTCATGAAGCAGAAGATCGTGCAGCTCGACGCCGTCGAGGTCACCGTTCTCGATGAGGCCGATCACATGGCAGACCTCGGCTTCCTGCCCGGTGTGACCCGCATCCTCACCGCAACCCCGGCCGGCGGCCAGCGTCTGCTGTTCAGCGCCACGCTGGACCGTGGAATCGACACGCTCGCGCGCCGCTTCCTCTCCAACGCCGTCAGCCACGAGGTCGACGAGGAGAGCGTGCCGGTCGGCGAGATGACGCACCGCGTGCTGGTCGTGGAATCGACCGATGACAAGACGACCCTGGTGCGCGACCTCGCGTCCGGCACCGGTCGCCGCATCCTGTTCACCCGCACGAAGCACCAGGCCAAGAAGCTCGCCAAGCAGCTCACCGCCGCGGGCATCCCCGCGGTCGACCTGCACGGCAACCTGTCGCAGAACGCGCGCGAGCGCAACCTGAACGCCTTCTCGTCCGATCCGACCGACGGCGGCGTGCGCGTGCTCGTCGCGACCGATGTCGCCGCCCGCGGCGTGCACGTCGACAACGTCGACCTGGTCGTCCACGTCGACCCGCCCATGGAGCACAAGGCGTACCTGCACCGCTCCGGCCGCACCGCTCGTGCCGGTGCTGCCGGCACGGTTGTCACGGTCGTGCTCCCTGAGCAGCGTCGCGATGTGAAGGACCTCCTGCGCAAGGCGGCCATCACGGCTCCGCTGGAGAGCGCCACGGCAGCCGCGGTGACGGGTCTGGTGCCCGAGCGCGCCCCGCACGTGCGTCCTGCTCCGGTGCAGCCGCAGCAGCCGCAGCGCCAGGCGAAGCAGCGCCCCGCCGGTGGCGAGCGCGCAGGCGCCTCCACTCCCCCCGCACGCCGTCGTCGCCCCCGCTCTGGCGGACAGGGTGGCGGCCAGGGGCAGGCCGGGTTCTCCGCGCGCCAGGGCGGCCAGCGCCAGGGTGGCCGGAGCACTCAGGGGCGCTGA